A single window of Vanessa tameamea isolate UH-Manoa-2023 chromosome 5, ilVanTame1 primary haplotype, whole genome shotgun sequence DNA harbors:
- the LOC113392792 gene encoding uncharacterized protein LOC113392792: MVSKSKTGLFALSFFGLASLLITIAFVSPYWLVTDGKLKNPKFIKIGLWEVCFNGFEEIHHWYDTVFKGCWWIFEEEYYIIHDILLPGFFIATQFFFTISMCCVLISLFISYLYMKKDEDDDNYVTLLVTFGTILVIGGFSGIISVVTFGARGDGRDWMPNWEHNDLGWSFALGVVGVIFLFPAGILFLIEARVRKYKRLHEMQSRDPSSYSMRERKVAYPGHTDI; the protein is encoded by the exons ATGGTATCTAAGTCTAAAACTGGGTTGTTTGCTCTAAGTTTCTTTGGATTAGCATCTTTATTGATAACCATAGCTTTTGTTAGTCCGTACTGGTTAGTTACTGATGGGAAGTTGAAAAAccctaaatttattaaaatag GTTTGTGGGAAGTGTGCTTCAATGGGTTTGAAGAAATTCATCATTGGTATGACACAGTTTTTAAAGGCTGTTGGTGGATTTTTGAAGaagaatattacataatacatgaCATATTACTACCAGGCTTTTTTATTGCTACACAATTCTTCTTCACAATATCTATGTGTTGTGTTTTAATATCACTTTTCAtatcatatttgtatatgaaaaaagatgaagatgatgataattatgttaCTTTACTAGTAACTTTTGGCACAATTCTTGTTATTGGag GCTTCTCAGGAATCATATCAGTGGTCACATTTGGAGCTAGAGGTGATGGACGGGACTGGATGCCTAATTGGGAACACAATGATCTTGGCTGGTCATTTGCCCTCGGAGTTGTTGGGGTCATCTTTCTCTTTCCAGCTGGCATATTATTTCTCATTGAAGCCAGAGTACGAAAGTACAAGAGATTGCATGAGATGCAAAGTAGAGATCCATCCTCTTACAGTATGCGTGAGAGAAAAGTAGCCTACCCAGGCCacactgatatttaa
- the LOC113392588 gene encoding transcription termination factor 5, mitochondrial-like, whose amino-acid sequence MLNQRHTILRRLYQYDPCFWKTMRSNFSSHEDNLIYLCKYLRISESKAKYLQIRHPAIKKLDVDQIKNLVGTLYDLGFNSKVLLDQPSLCSILPITLKYRFTVLEECGLNNISTQYLVSYLTLVKRKTIGELKQSGMIPQAFNIENRLASYMSQWPSSLTTLVYGDVEKFTLHSLRIKIIQRYLELMLDLSPDEFIRGIDTYPTIRHRPLQSINETLNILLSEILFPIKKIKSNLYLVHADPENLKNILYNFRSIGGIDIKEILRMYPKLAVIKFSTLLDIRKTLEEYGISKEAQMRCFQIYTLSPTTIKERLEEAKTIPEFNTFYGHPRFLKMIYYNKTATRRLMKLYSNNKKCLSLNILSGSSAHYEIFEKAPGDRLGKGKDLVFCISKSLGNSFNITDIRNILKRHPFWINIPLIQVKYVYEQLSVDFSVNDIYENIPILLYPWNRIRESLKLLEPSEKQNKWLASLPYEQIDLTMLSQSQKLSLILYLLEKNHYFSGNGVWSEEKHKNIVDLTKPL is encoded by the coding sequence ATGCTAAACCAACGACACACGATTTTAAGAAGATTATATCAATATGACCCATGCTTTTGGAAGACCATGCGATCAAATTTTTCTTCTCatgaagataatttaatttatttatgtaaatatcttAGGATAAGTGAAAGTAaagctaaatatttacaaataagacATCCTGCTATAAAGAAATTAGATGTTGATCAAATCAAAAACCTAGTAGGTACATTGTATGATCTAGGGTTTAATAGCAAAGTCCTTTTAGATCAACCATCGCTCTGCAGTATACTGCCAATCACCTTGAAATATCGATTTACAGTATTAGAAGAATGCGGACTAAACAATATTTCAACTCAATATTTAGTTTCATATTTGACATTAGTAAAACGAAAAACTATAGGGGAACTAAAACAATCTGGAATGATACCTCAagcatttaatattgaaaatagacTCGCAAGTTATATGAGCCAATGGCCGTCATCTCTGACCACTTTAGTTTATGGAGATGTTGAGAAATTTACTTTACATTCATTGAggataaaaattatacagaGATACCTTGAGCTTATGTTAGATCTAAGTCCGGATGAATTTATTAGAGGAATTGATACATATCCAACAATACGACATCGTCCACTTCAATCAATCAATGAAACTCTGAATATTTTGCTCAGTGAAATActatttccaattaaaaaaattaaatctaacttGTATTTAGTACATGCCGATCCAGAAAACTTgaagaacatattatataattttcgatCCATTGGAGGAAtagatataaaagaaatattaagaatgTATCCTAAGCTAGCTGTAATAAAGTTTTCTACGTTATTGGATATAAGAAAAACTTTGGAAGAATATGGAATAAGTAAAGAGGCACAAATGAGGTGCTTTCAAATATATACACTAAGTCCTACAACAATTAAAGAAAGATTAGAAGAAGCTAAAACTATACCAgagtttaatacattttatggcCACCCGAGATTTTTGAAAATGATCTACTATAACAAGACAGCAACAAGAAGACTGATGAAATTATACAGTAACAACAAGAAATGCTTGAGCCTCAATATACTTTCTGGCAGCTCTGCACATTATGAAATTTTTGAGAAAGCACCAGGTGATAGATTGGGAAAAGGCAAAGATTTAGTCTTTTGTATAAGCAAGTCACTAggtaattcatttaatattactgATATACGTAATATACTCAAGCGGCATCCATTTTGGATTAATATACCACTTATTCaagttaaatatgtttatgaacAGCTGAGTGTGGATTTTTCTGTTAatgatatttatgaaaatatcccTATTCTGTTGTATCCTTGGAATAGAATAAGAGAATCATTAAAACTACTAGAACCAAGTGAAAAGCAAAATAAGTGGTTAGCCTCATTGCCTTATGAACAAATAGATTTAACTATGCTAAGCCAATCACAAAAACTTAGTCTCATATTGTATTTGcttgaaaaaaatcattattttagtgGAAATGGTGTGTGGTctgaagaaaaacataaaaatatagttgATTTAACCAAACCACTTTAA